A genomic stretch from Silurus meridionalis isolate SWU-2019-XX chromosome 1, ASM1480568v1, whole genome shotgun sequence includes:
- the bin2b gene encoding bridging integrator 2b, whose translation MAESKMSSNISGNIGAGAGFLAKKFQKSMNRAQEKVLQKLGKAMETKDEQFEQCAANLNKQQVDSYRLFKDVKAYHSAVKAMHETSKRLSQTLKDVYESDWHGVEDLSVIMQSEDLLWNDYEEKLSDQVVRTMENYSSQFPEVKERVAKRGRKLVDYDSARHHLESLQNAKKRDETKISKADEEFNRAQSVFEDINTELREELPVLYQSRIGCYVTVFQNISNLRDVFYKEMSVLNHDIYNVMKKLETQHSTKTFIIKGLNSTASKKRKSLTISAPIPCNTAFPPDHPALGKLSVPEELSHRGSDTRSGNTLKEISDSDDSSTAESIPSTPSRQSVCSESNSNATDTTEQPQRDRAEEERAEEEHAEEERGEEERGAGELEEEEHGEEEERVSASLPPSQDTHPPETGAEEHDEADDEAQESITTTKHEEETRCGENEDGRGGEREESEGLKSEQEVMRQQADSSGPPGFLYKAVALETQDSDEGMLLLFTEGDVLLIFTDEEEDKPDGTVWAIREQDWIQYKDLTLLSGIVTETLIRRLD comes from the exons ATGGCTGAGAGTAAAATGAGCTCCAACATCAGCGGGAATATCGGAGCTGGAGCAGGATTTCTGGCCAAGAAGTTCCAGAAGTCCATGAACAGAGCGCAGGAGAAG GTTCTTCAGAAGCTTGGGAAAGCCATGGAGACGAAAGACGAGCAGTTTGAGCAGTGTGCAGCCAATCTGAACAAACAACAG gtGGACAGTTACAGGTTGTTCAAGGATGTGAAGGCATACCACAGTGCAGTCAAAG CAATGCACGAAACATCAAAACGTCTCTCTCAGACCCTGAAGGACGTGTACGAGTCAGACTGGCATGGGGTCGAAGATCTCTCTGTTATCATGCAG AGCGAGGATCTTCTGTGGAATGATTACGAGGAGAAGTTGAGCGATCAGGTGGTTCGTACGATGGAGAACTACAGCAGCCAGTTCCCTGAGGTCAAA gagcgaGTCGCTAAACGTGGACGTAAGCTGGTAGACTATGATTCGGCTCGTCATCACCTGGAGTCGCTGCAGAACGCCAAGAAGAGAGACGAAACAAAAATATCTAAA GCTGATGAAGAGTTCAATCGAGCTCAGAGTGTGTTTGAGGACATAAACACGGAGCTGAGGGAGGAGCTTCCCGTCCTCTATCAAAG TCGCATCGGCTGCTATGTCACTGTGTTCCAGAACATCTCAAACCTAAGGGACGTCTTCTACAAAGAGATGAGCgtg TTGAATCATGATATCTACAACGTCATGAAGAAGTTAGAGACTCAGCACTCCACCAAGACCTTTATCATTAAAGGCCTCAACAG CACTGCATCTAAGAAGAGGAAATCCCTGACCATCTCCGCACCCATTCCCTGCAACACCGCGTTTCCTCCTGACCATCCCGCTCTTGGCAAACTCAGCGTTCCTGAGGAACTTAGTCACCGAGGCTCAGATACGCGCTCCGGGAACACGCTGAAGGAAATTTCAGACTCGGACGACTCGAGCACTGCTGAGAGCATCCCGAGCACGCCCAGTCGCCAGTCCGTGTGCTCGGAAAGCAACTCGAACGCCACTGACACCACGGAGCAACCACAGAGAGATCGTGCGGAGGAGGAacgtgcagaggaggaacacgCAGAGGAGGAACGTGGAGAGGAAGAACGTGGAGCGGGGGAACTTGAAGAAGAGGAACATGGAGAGGAGGAGGAACGCGTATCTGCCTCGTTGCCTCCATCACAGGACACACACCCACCTGAGACTGGAGCTGAGGAGCATGATGAAGCAGATGATGAAGCTCAGGAGTCCATCACCACAACGAAACATGAGGAAGAGACGAGATGTGGAGAGAATGAAGATGGAAGAGGGGGAGAACGGGAAGAGAGCGAAGGGTTAAAGAGTGAACAGGAGGTCATGAGGCAGCAAGCGGACAGTTCAGGACCTCCAGGATTCCTCTACAAG gctgTTGCTTTGGAGACCCAGGATTCAGATGAGGGTATGCTTCTGCTCTTCACTGAGGGAGACGTGCTCCTCATATTCactgatgaagaagaagacaag ccggATGGTACCGTATGGGCGATCAGAGAACAGGACTGGATCCAGTATAAAGACCTGACGCTTCTTTCAGGCATCGTCACGGAGACGCTGATTCGGCGACTCGACTGA